A window of Fragaria vesca subsp. vesca linkage group LG7, FraVesHawaii_1.0, whole genome shotgun sequence contains these coding sequences:
- the LOC101302403 gene encoding ethylene-responsive transcription factor ERF025-like — translation MADPYGNVPKSDEQPSDSNPPFFIQLPPTTSTSSSIVNDLQDLSGLRSPTGGGSVSSSPRGRHPLYRGIRSRSGKWVSEIREPRKSTRIWLGTYAMPEMAAAAYDVAAIALKGPDTALNFPSALITYPIPTSSAASDIRAAAARAAASRAEVIRQGESSSAGGVENVDRSGGGRGRRAAVTSDDGGGSQEFMDEEALLNMPNLLADMAEGMLVSPPRGPANDSPENSDGESLWSY, via the coding sequence ATGGCTGATCCGTATGGCAACGTGCCCAAAAGCGACGAACAGCCATCCGATTCCAACCCACCTTTCTTTATTCAACTTCCTCCCACCACCAGCACCTCCTCCTCCATTGTCAATGATCTTCAAGACCTCTCGGGCCTCCGTTCTCCGACCGGTGGTGGATCCGTTTCTTCTTCGCCAAGGGGCAGACACCCGCTTTACCGAGGGATCCGGAGCCGGAGCGGGAAATGGGTGTCCGAGATAAGGGAGCCGCGTAAGTCTACTCGGATATGGCTTGGCACGTATGCGATGCCCGAGATGGCCGCCGCGGCGTACGACGTGGCGGCCATCGCGCTCAAAGGGCCTGATACGGCCCTCAATTTCCCCAGCGCCCTAATTACCTATCCGATCCCGACTTCTTCGGCGGCCAGTGACATAAGGGCTGCGGCGGCTAGGGCAGCCGCGTCTAGGGCGGAGGTCATTAGGCAGGGAGAGAGCTCATCGGCGGGTGGGGTTGAAAATGTGGATAGGTCAGGTGGTGGTCGTGGTCGTCGTGCTGCGGTGACGTCAGATGACGGTGGTGGTAGTCAGGAGTTTATGGACGAGGAAGCGCTGCTGAATATGCCGAATTTGCTGGCGGACATGGCGGAGGGAATGCTGGTGAGTCCTCCGAGAGGACCCGCTAATGATTCGCCAGAAAATTCGGACGGAGAAAGTCTGTGGAGCTATTAA